In Lasioglossum baleicum unplaced genomic scaffold, iyLasBale1 scaffold1804, whole genome shotgun sequence, the sequence TTCTGCCAGTTTCCAGTTTTGACCATACAGAAACATCTAaaacataataaataatttgtaaataatatgaaatacatatttaaaaattttatacagtTATATTTATCATAATTATCTTAAAGATACTGTTTACCATTGAAATGTATTTCAAATGCTCCTGATAATAAGAAATGCCCTTCTAtagcattaaaaataaaaaatatcattataCAAGAATAGATTCGATTCTCTATACACCATTGCCACAACGATGCTGGTGGCTGTCCAAAATCAAGTCCAATTACTATTAAAACTATCAGAGAAATTTTTACAAGACTCTgaataagaaaaagaaaaaatatgttatatttatttatatatatctatgcacacacatacacatatatatgatatatgatatatatatatatatatatatatatatatatcatatacTAAATATATGAACATCatatattacaaaaaaaatatataattactaataatttagcaatgaacatCTTATTAGGAGAGGGATTATAATTTTCTCCactaatttgtaattctggatATTTTTTATTGAGGATATTGGCATATTCTTCAAAAACTTTTCTATATCCACAAGAATAACTGGAAAAAGGAAAGACAAATATTGTTGGTTAATCAATGAAATTAGAATACGTATATTGAAGtacactaaataaataaaataagtgtttattttttacagaaaaaattgtaaaacttaccaataaaaaaattttaaagtcGGTCCTGTTTTTGTACCAAGTTTGGTTAATGAAACTTGATTGCCATCAGCTTTGCTATCTAGTGCGTATAAAATAACGCAAAAacacaaaattaatttcatacgaGACAGCATTCTTTACGTCATTGAAATTTTAtcaattgtacaaaattttaatctaaacgactatatttctttctttctgaaAGACGCCAACACTGTTCTACACCTATCTATACCGATTAGTTACTATTTGCTGCTAAGCAGTGCAGTTCCGAATAAAACCGAGTTGAACCGAATCCATTTAAACCAAATAATCTTATCAAATTCATTGAACATaatgaattaatataatattaaattatatacttaaattaaatatctacttcttcaaatttttatctttgtaacaaaatcaaaaatatttattcatcTTAGGTGTAATttgtttttatataattatgtcTAGACACTAGATTtcgagaatgaaataaaaataaaataatttgcaaATTGCAGTAGTTTTATAAGCaaacttatttatttaatgactttcaaTTAATACTATTACGATTTTTGTATGTTAATTAATAACTTATGCAATACATAAAACACTATAAGTActtatacgataaaataatataaataaaactactattttaaaaataaaaagtgcGCTATTTTTCTCTCAAGAATTAAATCTAGCATCTATTATCTAGTAACATATTAAGAACCAGATTTAAGATAATTGTTTTTAATAGGAATTTCATCTTGGTAACCATGTCTACAATTGTTATTAAATTGGTTATATGACATGATCTCGCCTGCTCGATGGTTTAACTTAGAGGTATTATATCCTACTTTGTTAGACTATTGTAGGATATGACAAGTTGTCTAAAGATCTTAAGATACAATTGGACATAATACTTACATATTTCTTCATCCATGAGATCCCCTAGATTCAGGTCTGAAATGATCTTCTAGAATTATGCATATCTTTCATTAATTCAAACAGATTTATGTTTACATCTTTCGTTGTTCATAAAGCACACAAATATTTCTGCTAGAATATTTGCTCCTCTATTTGCTTAATTATATTTCTTCCTTACTCTTGATACTAAAGTTCTCTGAATAACACACAATGTGCATGTTATCTTATAGAGcttaatcaatattttttaagttCACATAATTAATAGCAATATTATTGAGATACCTTAGTTTGTTGGGTATTTTAGTGCTAAAATACATTAAACAACTAGATATGTTCACAAGAATAATTTGACAACTGCTGGGTGAATCCAAAGCATATTATAAATTCTATTTCTTACAACATAGCCAACAATATTCACGTTAGCCATAATAGCAATCAGCTTTCTGTATTGTTGAACTATTATCCAACTTTATTTACACCTTTATCTCTAGcttttattttcttattattgCTATTGCCATTGTTGCACAAGCTAATCATCAATCTCAAATATCTTAAATAAAGTATTTAACATTTTTCTAGAATTATTTTCTATAGAGATGATCCAAAATGAAATCAATACATACCATATTATGATTTGCTATaatctttatttaaaaatttttaaactaaacacacacatacatatattatataatattacaatTCTAAATTAGCTAGCAAAATGCTAGATATGTGCAGAATAACACATTTAAAATAATACCAATAAATTGTTTCActatattttaaaaatcatgTTGATAATGATTAAATCAATATAATAAAGTAGAATAGGAGGCGCTATTTGGCcgttatatttaaaaaagaatttatttataatactcGCCTCCAATGTCTTCTACTAATTAAAAATACTCCCTTCAAAAGAGATAAAGATTtctttcataaataaatattgcaaatatttttacttcgcaaaaatatcttgttaaataataatcgctaaatataaaaaagaaaaatttaaaacttaAACTGAGAGAAAGCAAGACGTATAACATAATCATTTTTTATGCACTTTATGGTGTAGAATGTATGCCTTAATGTGCATAAGTTTATTAAGTTGCTTTTTTCTTTATGATTTAGCGTACAACCTTGTAAATAGAGTATGCCGCTGCTCAAACttatttatgtaattttatCAACAAGAATACTTGTTGTATTTCATATTCAAAATCAGAATTATCTTTTTTAAAAGTGTACTTTGTAATTTTTTGGGAGGCCTTCTTGGCAGCAATTTGAGAAAATttaaaagccaaataattttctccaaatatttttttgaagaaAGAGTGGCTTCTTTTTCAATACAATAATTGACTTGAGTTATCTTCAGCACACAGAGCTGTCATAAATCTGGAAATCtaaaataattgattaaatttattaataaagacTTAAAAGGAAActgaatttaaaaatgttacttaatCAAATAAGTAATATATATGAGAAATCTGTAACCATTTTCTAAATTTACCTCATAGGATCTTCAAGGTAATCTGGTGGTATTTGAAATAACTTAGGATCTATATCATTTCGAAAAGCaaattcttgaaaagtaatctTTGCTGTCACCGTAGGCAAAATAGgtatatcaatttttactgGAAACCCAGGTGGTAATTTCATCAAAACAAATTCtcgtaattttctaaaatgtttGAATGGAGCTATTACTTCCAAAACATTGAGTAGCATATCAACAGTGAGTGGAAAATCTGGACTCATGGCAACTGTTGCTTTAAATGATTTACTGCTTTCCTTATAAACAAGATTTCTTCCAAGAAGTGGACATTGGCCAGGTGGAGCCATAATATATTCTTCCCAAGTAATATTTGACTCTGGTGGTGGATTTAAAGAAGCTCTTCTAGCTTGAgactaaaaatatataaattaatacaatttaaatagaataaaaagacTCTACTACTTTATTTTACCTTTCTATTTGTAAATCCTTGTGAGCTTCCTTTTGTTAATGACTCCATAATAGCCTTATTCTTTTGTAGATCTTCCTCACTTAAATGTTCTCGTCGTATCCTACTTTCCAAAACCATTCCATTGATTTGGTAAAAGTCCGCATGGAAAGGTCCTACCATCTCCTTTATTAAATATTTGAGATATATCTcaaaaaaattttaagaaacaaacaggagaaggaggagaagaaTCATAAGATAAAGCAACAATACTTACCCTTTTATCTTCACGAAATATCCAACCTGTTTGAGCTTTTGAAAGAGTGATACCTTTTGTTGACATTTGTGCTACCATTATATCACTTGACATAAGAATATCAACTTCATCTTGTATTTCCAATTCGGTTTCCTAAAAAATAAATCAgtggtaataataattattacaattaaCATGAaagatatttaattataaatattgattaataagaaaataatttgaCCTCATATCCTACTCTCTTATAACGTTTAGCCTTATTATCAAGTACTGCCAATGATTTGTTGGGTTTTTGgtcaccattaaaaataaaCGATATGTCACCTCTTTCCCAACTCATGTCATTGAAATCTACTAAAGTAGTATCCGTCCTGATGGATGCTCCACTTTTATGTATCTTACAAACATCAGAAGGAAGTACACGAGACACAAGTGGCACTAAAATGTTAAAGATATTTATCAattgatacaatttttataaaatttgaaaatcatAATTTAGACATAACATTAAGTACCCCAACTTTGAAAATCCCATTTTAATTCCATATAGAAATCTCCCATTTGACGTAATGTTGCAACTAAATTTGGTCTGCTTTCCTCCATCTGCTCTCTAGCTTGTTGTTTAAATTTTCTCACCAATAATGATACTGTAAAAAATATACAActaatgttaaaattatttctttatgatatattttaatgTTATTATTTTCACTAACTGGTTTGTCTATCTCCATAACTGATTGCTTCTGCAAGTGGACTCCATCCGGCTAAGTTTTTTACTTGTACTGGTGCACCATGTGCAAGTAATAGTTGGACTGATtctaaattttattttgaattttatataatatattttatattttttatatcctttAATAATgtacattaataattttaaatgtcTTTACCTTTTCTTCCTAACATAACAGCTAAATGTAAAGGAGTATTTCCTATAAGAagaaattgaattattttataaactatacaTAGTTATAATTGCTTATTAACacatattttatatagaattaatacATCTATAATCTTTATATTAACCTTGTCTATCTTTTTCTGCGATGTTGTAAGTTCTAATTAGAGAACTTAAGGTTTTAACATCTCCTTGAAATATGCATTTGTGTAAAAGATATTTTTCACTTTCCGAGTTCTCAGCCATGGCCATTTATTCTTGCTGGGAAAATGATATCcagaataataataacttttttCTTTATCTAATCGAATCCCTCTTGATATAATAGTAATTTGCTTGTATTCCATTTCCAAAATGTGGCATGCTATATTAAATAATCATACCAAAATTTTCGTTACATAGAAGTTATTTATGAATAGAAATTCAATATTTGATGTTATATTCTTAATAAGTAGTAAAATCAATGAATGATTTTTGTATTTTACTGAATATTTTTGTAGTTTACATACAGACATcgatatttttatatgtatgtcTTTTAACGATTGATGCCTAAAAGattcatatatttataaaaaaacttttaagTTGCGTAATTATCGTTGTTTTTACCGATGTTGTTACTTCTACCGCTGTTTTTAATTATGCCTGTGTTATTCGTATTTATGCTAGGTGGTCGTGTTTGTAATCAAGGTAGGTTGGTCACctcattatttttatcatttataACATCATTCTTTAACAATACCATTACGAAgtctatattttcaaaataaattttatcaaatttcaatttattgtaatattaCTTATCCCAAGTTGTCCAAATGTATATTACATTAATACCACTACATTAAAACGGTATTTACTCATGACTAGTACCATCTATACACCtacatatatatctagttttttatatatatatatatacatttatgaATACATCTAACAGTTacgaaaatattgttatttatatataactgtagatcaaaattaaaaattgataactttaaaaatcatagATTGAAGAttcttttatattaaatttattataatttatataatactatacacacaTTAAACGATTAACAAATCAGGATAAAATTACTAGCGACATTTTCAAACtttcaatataattttaattgaatatacgACTTGTAGCTATGTAATttagacaattaaataaattaaaaatcgcttaaaaataaattttaatttttatatttgtttattaattatgatttatctctttatttaatttctcagtaatttatattaaattatttaattttacgaGAATATATATCTTTACACTATTATTAACTaggaattattagaatattatttatgttatgtaaaacaaattatttaattatttttctcttaggaattattgaatattttgaataaatttgtatattACCAAACAGtttcttattttctttttcgattttaaggaaattaataaaaataaaattcattaaattaaaaatttactttaattaaaagaataattttacaattatttttacaatCACAACTTATATTACTATACTATACAAGCACTTAAACCTTTAATTTAGAATATTTAAATGAACCAACAATTTAATACTTAATATATAGTCTGAAGTAATGAAATTTTACAGAATTATTTGTACCCAAATGGTTAATTTTCCTGTGATACatttatatttgtagaatttgtAGAATTTGTAGAATTTGTAGAATTTGTAGAATTTGTTTCTTCTTGATCATTTTCATCATCTCCTTGAGCAGGACATTCAAAATGAACACAGTGAAAAACCTATAAATTAAAAGTACTTTACatgttttaatatacatatatacatatgtacacgcGCGCATTCACGGATAATTACTTCATTTGCTGTATTGTGTGTTCCAACAATACGTATAAAAACGACAGGACGTGCAGGTTTAAAGCGTATCGTTTGCCATGAACGACAAGTTTCTCTACTTTTATTAGCAACTAAATTCCAACTTCGAGAATCACCAGACACTTCTATATAATAAGAATACGAACGATCATCGCAATCCCAAAGTAGTAATCTATACATGTAAATGAATatattagaaaattttatattttcttctttgTTATATATAAAGTAATAATGTATACCGCATAGAATCTATAACATATGGTTGACCAAGTTGTACCAAAATAGAACCAGATCCAACTTGATGACATGTGTACCCACTATCCCAATCATAATTTGAAGTATCACCATTTAATAAAGCATTTCGGGAtctagatttaaaaaattcattatataaaaagtatgaaatatacatataacaatTGACATACCTACAAACACCTTCTGTAACAGTTGCACCTTGACCCATAATAGCAACATTTCGAGTTGGAATAACAAAACCATCATAAAGGTTTTCTGTATGATTCGTATAATATGCTTCAAAACTCACAAGATGAAAAACCTTAAAAAATAGAAgttatcaaataaaaatgtttttaaatatttctttgataaaaattataaaatatgaatatttttaataatgactTTACTTTGTTGACAGTGTTATTTGTTCCAACAATACGAATATAAAGAACTATTCTTGGTCGAAAGTATAAGTATTGCCAACTACGACAGAAGTATCCTGTGTAATCGATAACTCGAATCCAACTCTTTTGATCCATAGATacctattaaaataaaaaaaaaaagaaataattataatacaaaaaattaacCATAAaagttatatattaaatattcttaTTCTTTTGACTCACTTCTAAATAATAAGAATATGAACGCATATCTTTATCCCAAAGCAACATTTTAATATGATTGATAATGCACTGAGTTCCTAATTTAACTAAAATACAATGTTCTCGTAATTCAGTAATAGTATGTCTGGTGTACCTGATAAAAGAACATCAGTTAGATAagtatcttaaaaaataaattcagcAATTTACCCTCTTTCCATGTCATAATTATTTGTATCTCCATCTAAAAGGTAACCACGCATTTCTCCTTGTAAAACTTGTGCACCATACATAGGATGGGCAACATTCAAATCAGTAAGTAGTCGACCACGGTGATTAAGATCTAAATTATGTGTTTGTGTTCTTGCAGCTATTGCATCTAAAATTGCTTCTGGAGAAACTAATCCAGTTGGTCGAACAACATTTAAAAGATCCGTGATTGAAATTAAACTTAATCGTATCTTTTCtacaaaatttctttaatcaaTTGAATACTATTATTgtaaatgataatttaaaatatatttttatttttatattttacctaAAACACTTTTACAAGCTGCATCAGGATTTGCTTTTACCCATGATCCTACAGCTAAGAAGATATCAATTTCTGGTGCATGAAAGGAATCTCTTGAAATAAGTTTATTTAAAGCATCAGCACTTAATTGCAAGAAGTTTTCATGTTGTATCACTTCACATGCATATTCATCCATATACTTATGACAAACCTAGAACAAATTAATGTCACTGAATGTTTTCAATCATCCTTTTGGTCGAATATCATCATACACATAATGTTTATACTTTGATAAGAAATTCTAGTTGATAAAGAAGTGCTGCATCAAATATGGGACagatatttcttatatttaatatttctttaagATAATCTGATATAGAGGTTTCTAATTCTGAAAATCCATAACGATGTGCAGATCCAAGAATATTCAATACCACctaggaataataataattaactgagtaatgaaaattacatatatttaaaaagCAATAAAAAGTAATAGTCAATGAAGATAATACCTCCTCACGTTTCTCTGCAAGAGGCATTTGTCCTGTGTATATGTATTCTAACAAACCTTTAAACCCTGCCAAATTAGCATCTTTTAATTCAATTTCGTGTTGAGTAGATTCTTTTAAACCTCCAAACAAAAGAGCTCTGAAATATTGGCTACGTGCAGCTAAAATAATTTTGTGACTATTCAATCTTTGTCCACCAACAATTAAAGTCACATCTGAATAATCATCTGAGAGATAAAGAGCACCAATATCCTTAGAAAGTGTACAGATGTGATTTATGTCAACAGAAACTGAATTTTCAACTGATATGTGTAATTCATGATGAGAActcattttttatattttgatctttcaaatataaaattgcaattctttctcacttaagtttcttcttttaactttttttaaaaattgtttcttacTGGTAAATACAACACTTCGTTAACATCGAGCAATAACAGTAGCATAATACTTTATTACATTTATGTTTTCTTTtgacatttatttattgaccTTAATTAAAggacaaaaataaattaatttcacaaAAACTTTGTAATGATTAAATAATAAACGTAAAATTAACTTTTAATGTTCATTAACTACCAATTATTAACTAAAAGTTAACTattaacttttaattttttgatTATGATTTTAGATTTTGAGTTCACACTACGCATTTAGTTTCTTGaagaataaagaaataatttatataaaactaAATTAATGTTAAGAAAATCTgtaacataaaaataaaaacacatCTACTTcattaatacattattttaagGTAGATTTTGTACTATTTTTCACCAGTGATACATATCGATCACAACATAAATATCATAGACTTACAGTTACGAAAGATAGGTAAATGTATGCTATTATTGAAATGTAatgtaataaaaaagaaatgaactacatgaaatataaatactatatttaattaaaaatttaacataCGTTTATAATTGATcaaaaaatagtataaaataatataaattcaatataTTATAAGTGAATACATTATTAGAAATATATTTCTTAagatgcataaataaatgatgttacaatatattaaatattcttttaaaaGTGTAAAATCTGAttataaaatttgtcataaagtaacttaaaataaaatataattataactaATTAATgtacttaattaatattattattttttatatttatatatactaataataatataaagataatttttcaattattttacttTTTAGGATGTAACACAAGATAGCGTTCTTGAGTAGTACTTTAATGATACTAGTCACTCTTGTCGAATCTCTCTTTTATATTTCCAATGGTACAAATGAAATATTGAAGg encodes:
- the LOC143221000 gene encoding thioredoxin reductase-like selenoprotein T homolog CG3887 is translated as MLSRMKLILCFCVILYALDSKADGNQVSLTKLGTKTGPTLKFFYCYSCGYRKVFEEYANILNKKYPELQISGENYNPSPNKMFIAKLLSLVKISLIVLIVIGLDFGQPPASLWQWCIENRIYSCIMIFFIFNAIEGHFLLSGAFEIHFNDVSVWSKLETGRIPQPFEIFQIIDAHLSMQYADVDIK
- the LOC143220994 gene encoding BTB/POZ domain-containing protein 9-like; protein product: MSSHHELHISVENSVSVDINHICTLSKDIGALYLSDDYSDVTLIVGGQRLNSHKIILAARSQYFRALLFGGLKESTQHEIELKDANLAGFKGLLEYIYTGQMPLAEKREEVVLNILGSAHRYGFSELETSISDYLKEILNIRNICPIFDAALLYQLEFLIKVCHKYMDEYACEVIQHENFLQLSADALNKLISRDSFHAPEIDIFLAVGSWVKANPDAACKSVLEKIRLSLISITDLLNVVRPTGLVSPEAILDAIAARTQTHNLDLNHRGRLLTDLNVAHPMYGAQVLQGEMRGYLLDGDTNNYDMERGYTRHTITELREHCILVKLGTQCIINHIKMLLWDKDMRSYSYYLEVSMDQKSWIRVIDYTGYFCRSWQYLYFRPRIVLYIRIVGTNNTVNKVFHLVSFEAYYTNHTENLYDGFVIPTRNVAIMGQGATVTEGVCRSRNALLNGDTSNYDWDSGYTCHQVGSGSILVQLGQPYVIDSMRLLLWDCDDRSYSYYIEVSGDSRSWNLVANKSRETCRSWQTIRFKPARPVVFIRIVGTHNTANEVFHCVHFECPAQGDDEILGRNLVYKESSKSFKATVAMSPDFPLTVDMLLNVLEVIAPFKHFRKLREFVLMKLPPGFPVKIDIPILPTVTAKITFQEFAFRNDIDPKLFQIPPDYLEDPMRFPDL